From uncultured Roseateles sp., the proteins below share one genomic window:
- a CDS encoding carbohydrate ABC transporter permease, with amino-acid sequence MRRADTTSTAMAWLLVGAGALILIAPFYFTFVFATHPRTEIFNSPPPAWFGTSAFSNFDLLLERLPFWRNLGMSLYVASMTTALNLLLCSLAGYAFATYEFRFKRELFAVVLASMMLPSFLNMIPSFMVMDFLGWIDQPRALYIPAAAGALGIFMMRQYIGSAIHRDLIDAARMDGCGEFRIFWSVVLPLLGPALGTLGLITFISSWNNFVAPLVVMRSAENYTLPLALRSMQSPNNTEWGALMMGSAIAMLPLLIVFFFSARRLVAGLTSGAVRG; translated from the coding sequence ATGCGGCGCGCTGACACCACCTCCACCGCCATGGCCTGGCTGCTGGTCGGCGCCGGCGCGCTGATACTGATCGCGCCGTTCTACTTCACCTTCGTCTTCGCCACCCATCCGCGCACCGAGATCTTCAACTCGCCGCCGCCGGCCTGGTTCGGCACATCGGCGTTCAGCAATTTCGACCTGCTGCTGGAGCGCCTGCCCTTCTGGCGCAATCTGGGCATGAGCCTGTACGTGGCCAGCATGACGACGGCGCTGAACCTGCTGCTGTGCTCGCTGGCCGGCTATGCCTTCGCCACCTACGAGTTTCGCTTCAAGCGCGAGCTGTTCGCCGTGGTGCTGGCCTCGATGATGCTGCCCAGCTTCCTGAACATGATCCCCAGCTTCATGGTGATGGACTTCCTCGGCTGGATAGACCAGCCGCGAGCGCTCTACATCCCGGCCGCGGCCGGGGCGCTGGGTATCTTCATGATGCGCCAGTACATAGGCTCGGCAATCCATCGCGACCTGATAGACGCCGCGCGCATGGACGGCTGCGGCGAGTTCCGCATCTTCTGGAGCGTGGTGCTGCCCCTGCTCGGCCCGGCGCTCGGCACGCTGGGGCTGATCACCTTCATCTCCTCGTGGAACAACTTCGTCGCGCCGCTGGTGGTGATGCGCTCGGCCGAGAACTACACCCTGCCGCTGGCCCTGCGCTCGATGCAAAGCCCCAACAACACCGAGTGGGGCGCTCTGATGATGGGCAGTGCCATCGCGATGCTGCCACTGCTGATCGTCTTCTTCTTCAGCGCCAGGCGACTGGTGGCTGGCCTGACCTCGGGCGCCGTGCGCGGCTGA
- a CDS encoding GH1 family beta-glucosidase, with the protein MNATDNTPVSIAELARAFKPDFQWGAATSAAQIEGAALIDGKADSIWDRFCREPGRINDGSNIDIACDHYHRYKDDVALMKGMGLDAYRFSFAWPRLQPLGRGAWNEAGFAFYDRLIDELLAAGIKPHATLYHWDLPAALHDEFGGWASRQIVPLFADYAAEVARRFGDRLASLSTLNEPWCVATLGYETAQFAPGLTSRAVAAQVSHHLMMAHGAAIQAIRSVLGPLTKTPLGVVLNHTPAFPAQATEADRRAARIDDGLNVRWYMDPIFRGQYPADVIEHLGEDAPVIEPQDLALIQQPLDFLGVNFYTRSFISTRLPAVPAPGKQGFTDMGWEIYPKALTQHLVRITREYSPPPIYITENGMANADTVVDGRVTDHERIAYLREHLRALASAIDLGADVRGYFYWSLLDNFEWNSGYTKRFGLFHVDYATQQRLAKDSANWYREFIAAHHGLKA; encoded by the coding sequence ATGAACGCCACAGACAACACCCCGGTCTCGATCGCCGAACTGGCGCGCGCCTTCAAACCCGACTTCCAGTGGGGAGCGGCCACCAGCGCGGCGCAGATCGAAGGCGCAGCCCTGATCGACGGCAAGGCCGACTCGATCTGGGACCGCTTCTGCCGCGAGCCCGGCCGCATCAACGATGGCTCTAACATCGACATCGCCTGCGACCACTACCACCGCTACAAGGACGATGTGGCGCTGATGAAGGGGATGGGCCTGGACGCCTACCGCTTCTCGTTCGCCTGGCCGCGTCTGCAGCCCCTGGGCCGTGGCGCCTGGAACGAGGCCGGCTTCGCGTTCTACGACAGGCTGATCGACGAGTTGCTGGCCGCCGGAATCAAGCCCCACGCCACGCTGTACCACTGGGACCTGCCCGCCGCCCTGCACGACGAATTCGGCGGCTGGGCCTCGCGCCAGATCGTGCCGCTGTTCGCCGACTATGCGGCCGAGGTGGCGCGCCGCTTCGGCGACCGGCTGGCCAGCCTCTCGACCCTGAACGAGCCCTGGTGCGTGGCCACGCTGGGCTACGAGACCGCCCAGTTCGCCCCGGGCCTGACCAGCCGCGCCGTTGCCGCCCAGGTGTCCCATCATCTGATGATGGCCCATGGCGCGGCGATACAGGCCATTCGTTCCGTTTTAGGGCCGCTGACCAAGACACCGCTGGGCGTGGTGCTGAACCACACGCCGGCCTTCCCGGCCCAGGCCACCGAGGCCGACCGCCGCGCCGCCCGCATCGACGATGGCCTGAATGTGCGCTGGTATATGGACCCCATCTTCCGCGGCCAGTACCCGGCCGACGTGATCGAACATCTGGGCGAGGACGCGCCAGTCATCGAGCCGCAAGACCTGGCCCTGATCCAGCAGCCGCTGGACTTTCTGGGCGTCAATTTCTACACCCGCAGTTTCATCAGCACCCGGCTGCCGGCCGTGCCGGCCCCGGGCAAGCAGGGCTTCACCGATATGGGCTGGGAAATCTACCCCAAGGCCCTGACCCAGCATCTGGTGCGCATCACCCGCGAGTACTCGCCGCCGCCAATCTACATCACCGAAAACGGCATGGCCAATGCCGACACCGTGGTCGATGGCCGCGTCACCGATCACGAGCGTATTGCCTATCTGCGCGAGCACCTGCGCGCGCTGGCCAGTGCGATCGATCTGGGCGCCGATGTGCGCGGCTATTTCTACTGGAGCCTGCTCGACAACTTCGAGTGGAACTCGGGCTACACCAAGCGCTTCGGCCTGTTCCATGTGGACTACGCCACCCAGCAGCGCCTGGCCAAGGACAGCGCGAACTGGTACCGCGAGTTCATCGCCGCCCACCATGGGTTGAAGGCCTGA